The Burkholderia lata genome contains a region encoding:
- a CDS encoding TAXI family TRAP transporter solute-binding subunit, protein MKPARPRPPRRILARFVAVSWRDLALSIGPTVLLAIAAVWLAVKLIQPAPPSTLVISSGPPGSTYWNAAQKYKTILAKNGVTLDVQSSEGSAQNLARLSNPNAPVDVGFVQSGIGPKERDEHLVSLGSIGYVPLAIMYRGPVVARLSDFKGKRLALGAEGSGARELSLALLKMNGIVPGGTTELLPTAGEDAATALLDGKIDAAFLSGDSTQIPVMAKLFRAPGVHVYSFTQAEAYARRFPYLTAITLPMGVYDLGQNLPPADIHTVAPTIELVARDSLHPALSDLLIEAAREVHGHATILQHAGEFPSPVTRGFQLSDDAARYYKSGKTFLYRRLPFWVASLVDRLLVVVVPLIVVLIPGLRLVPSLYGWRVRSRIYRWYGALIALERSALGEHTAEERVQLLDELDDIEEAVNRMKMPLAYAGQFYVLREHIGFVRERLTAHDQDTPASPPGAGGPPQASAEAAPPAGDPPRATPGSA, encoded by the coding sequence ATGAAGCCAGCCCGCCCTCGCCCGCCTCGCCGCATCCTCGCCCGCTTCGTCGCGGTGTCGTGGCGCGACCTCGCGCTGTCGATCGGCCCGACCGTGCTGCTCGCCATCGCGGCCGTCTGGCTCGCGGTCAAGCTGATCCAGCCGGCACCGCCGTCCACGCTCGTGATCTCGTCCGGGCCGCCCGGCAGCACCTACTGGAACGCCGCGCAGAAATACAAGACGATCCTGGCGAAGAACGGCGTCACGCTCGACGTCCAGTCGTCCGAAGGGTCCGCCCAGAACCTCGCGCGGCTGTCGAACCCGAACGCGCCGGTCGACGTCGGCTTCGTGCAGAGCGGCATCGGCCCGAAGGAGCGCGACGAACACCTCGTGTCGCTCGGCAGCATCGGCTACGTGCCGCTCGCGATCATGTATCGCGGCCCGGTCGTCGCGCGCCTGTCCGACTTCAAGGGCAAGCGGCTCGCGCTCGGCGCGGAAGGCAGCGGCGCACGCGAGCTGAGCCTCGCCCTGCTGAAGATGAACGGCATCGTGCCGGGCGGCACGACCGAACTGCTACCGACCGCCGGCGAGGACGCGGCCACCGCGCTGCTCGACGGCAAGATCGACGCGGCCTTCCTGTCAGGCGACTCGACGCAGATCCCGGTGATGGCGAAGCTGTTCCGCGCGCCGGGCGTGCACGTGTATTCGTTCACGCAGGCGGAAGCGTACGCGCGGCGCTTTCCGTACCTGACCGCGATCACGCTGCCGATGGGCGTCTACGATCTCGGTCAGAATCTCCCGCCCGCCGACATCCACACGGTTGCGCCGACCATCGAACTCGTCGCGCGCGATTCGCTGCACCCTGCACTGTCCGACCTGCTGATCGAGGCCGCGCGCGAGGTGCACGGCCACGCGACGATCCTGCAGCACGCGGGCGAATTCCCGTCGCCCGTCACGCGCGGCTTCCAGCTCTCCGACGACGCCGCGCGCTACTACAAATCAGGGAAGACCTTCCTGTACCGGCGGCTGCCGTTCTGGGTCGCGAGCCTCGTCGACCGGCTGCTCGTCGTGGTCGTGCCGCTGATCGTCGTGCTGATCCCCGGGCTGCGGCTCGTGCCGTCGCTGTACGGCTGGCGCGTGCGCTCGCGCATCTATCGCTGGTACGGTGCGCTGATCGCGCTCGAGCGCAGCGCGCTCGGCGAACACACGGCCGAGGAGCGCGTGCAGTTGCTCGACGAGCTCGACGACATCGAGGAAGCCGTGAACCGGATGAAGATGCCGCTGGCTTATGCCGGGCAGTTCTACGTGCTGCGCGAGCACATCGGCTTCGTGCGCGAACGGCTCACCGCGCACGACCAGGACACGCCGGCCAGCCCGCCGGGCGCCGGTGGCCCGCCGCAGGCAAGTGCCGAAGCCGCGCCGCCGGCCGGCGATCCCCCTCGGGCGACTCCCGGTTCCGCGTGA
- a CDS encoding BON domain-containing protein produces the protein MKSIVLRALGVAAVAACLSGSVYAQSSDAAATEAPAAATSAPKAAAKTAKKANRKLGYAVRKAISKESGENVSNLVVRSKGGAITLEGTMPAQDQIDKAEAAAKGVKGVTSVTNKLTVQQQ, from the coding sequence ATGAAGTCGATCGTGTTGAGAGCGTTGGGCGTCGCCGCCGTGGCGGCCTGTCTGTCGGGCAGCGTGTATGCGCAGTCGAGCGATGCCGCGGCAACGGAAGCGCCCGCGGCCGCGACCAGCGCGCCGAAGGCCGCCGCGAAAACCGCGAAGAAGGCGAACCGCAAGCTCGGCTACGCGGTGCGCAAGGCGATTTCGAAGGAATCGGGCGAGAACGTGTCGAACCTCGTCGTGCGCTCGAAGGGTGGCGCGATCACGCTGGAAGGCACGATGCCGGCCCAGGATCAGATCGACAAGGCCGAAGCCGCAGCCAAGGGCGTGAAGGGCGTCACGTCGGTCACGAACAAGCTGACGGTTCAGCAGCAGTAA
- a CDS encoding D-(-)-3-hydroxybutyrate oligomer hydrolase: MTRLGWGRRMVFGAALAAVAILGACNGDESAERNRLPGFVSGSVRTTAYDGASDDLLTAGLGKTGLGSASAPGFANAARPTSAELRRLAIWSNYRALVDMSANGGYGRFWGPNVDLDGNDTLGEGKIPGTEYLAYSDDGSGSKNVTLLVQVPAGFNPAQPCIVTATSSGSRGVYGAISAAGEWALKRGCAVAYNDKGGGNGAHELMSDTITLIDGTLANAVLAGTSSLFTANVTSGDLATFNSRFPNRYAFKHAHSQQNPEQDWGHVTLQSVEFAYWALNEQFGPLIDGSRHGVRYRAGDIMTIAASVSNGGGASLAAAEQDTRGWITAVVVGEPQINVRMAPNVVVRSGGQPVPSFGRPLADYATLANLLEPCAAASASLAGAPYLSALPVATTQSIRTQRCATLAAAGLVSGADTQSQAADALAQLHAAGYLADSDLLQAPMWDSQAIPAIAVTYANAYTRSRVTDNLCNFSFATTNPATGAVAAPATSPMPAVFGVGNGVPPTAGIDLVFNTGAGVDHRLATPDASFAGALCLRQLWTNGMLGMPANVDAVRVNANLQGKPAIIVQGRSDSLVPVNHASRAYVAQNGISEAGRSQLVFYEVTNGQHFDAFLPVPGFDTRFVPVHYYNLQALNLMWKHLKNGAPLPPSQVIRTVPRGGTPGAAPALTSANLPPISAAPGANAITVGAGAIDVPL; the protein is encoded by the coding sequence ATGACGAGGCTCGGGTGGGGCAGGCGGATGGTTTTCGGCGCGGCGCTGGCCGCGGTCGCGATACTCGGCGCCTGTAACGGCGACGAGTCGGCCGAGCGCAACCGGTTGCCCGGTTTCGTGTCCGGCAGCGTGCGCACGACAGCCTATGACGGCGCGAGCGACGACCTGCTCACGGCCGGCCTCGGCAAGACGGGCCTCGGCTCGGCGAGCGCCCCCGGCTTTGCGAATGCCGCCCGCCCGACGAGCGCCGAGCTGCGCCGTCTCGCGATCTGGTCGAACTACCGCGCGCTCGTCGACATGAGCGCAAACGGCGGCTACGGCCGCTTCTGGGGGCCTAACGTCGACCTCGACGGCAACGACACGCTCGGCGAAGGCAAGATCCCCGGCACCGAATATCTCGCGTACTCCGACGATGGCAGCGGTAGCAAGAACGTCACGCTGCTCGTGCAGGTGCCCGCCGGCTTCAATCCCGCGCAGCCGTGCATCGTCACCGCGACGTCGTCGGGCTCGCGCGGCGTGTACGGCGCGATTTCCGCAGCCGGCGAATGGGCGCTCAAGCGCGGCTGCGCGGTTGCCTACAACGACAAGGGCGGTGGCAACGGCGCGCACGAACTCATGTCGGACACCATCACGCTGATCGACGGCACGCTCGCCAACGCGGTGCTGGCCGGCACCTCGAGCCTGTTCACCGCGAACGTCACCAGCGGCGATCTCGCGACGTTCAATTCCCGCTTCCCGAACCGCTATGCGTTCAAGCACGCGCATTCGCAGCAGAATCCCGAGCAGGACTGGGGGCACGTGACGCTGCAGTCGGTCGAGTTCGCGTACTGGGCGCTCAACGAGCAGTTCGGACCGCTGATCGACGGTTCGCGTCACGGCGTGCGCTATCGCGCGGGCGACATCATGACGATTGCCGCGTCGGTCAGCAACGGCGGCGGCGCGTCGCTCGCGGCGGCCGAGCAGGACACCCGCGGCTGGATCACCGCGGTCGTGGTCGGCGAGCCGCAGATCAACGTGCGGATGGCGCCGAACGTGGTCGTGCGCTCGGGCGGCCAGCCCGTGCCGTCGTTCGGCCGGCCGCTGGCCGACTACGCGACGCTCGCGAACCTGCTGGAGCCGTGTGCGGCCGCGTCGGCGTCGCTCGCCGGCGCACCGTACCTGAGCGCGCTGCCGGTGGCGACCACGCAGTCGATCCGCACCCAGCGCTGCGCGACGCTCGCCGCGGCCGGGCTCGTGTCGGGCGCCGATACGCAAAGCCAGGCCGCCGACGCGCTCGCGCAGCTCCACGCGGCCGGCTACCTCGCCGATTCCGACCTGCTGCAGGCGCCGATGTGGGATTCGCAGGCGATTCCGGCGATCGCGGTGACCTATGCGAACGCGTACACGCGCTCGCGCGTCACCGACAACCTGTGCAATTTCAGCTTTGCGACCACGAACCCGGCGACCGGCGCCGTCGCCGCGCCCGCCACGTCGCCGATGCCGGCCGTGTTCGGCGTCGGCAACGGCGTGCCGCCGACGGCCGGCATCGACCTCGTGTTCAACACGGGCGCGGGTGTCGACCACCGGCTCGCGACGCCCGATGCAAGCTTTGCGGGCGCGCTGTGCCTGCGCCAGCTCTGGACCAACGGGATGCTCGGCATGCCCGCGAACGTCGACGCGGTGCGCGTGAACGCGAACCTGCAGGGCAAGCCGGCGATCATCGTGCAAGGCCGCAGCGATTCGCTCGTGCCCGTGAACCACGCGTCGCGCGCATACGTCGCGCAGAACGGCATCAGCGAAGCCGGGCGTAGCCAGCTCGTGTTCTACGAGGTGACGAACGGCCAGCACTTCGACGCGTTCCTGCCGGTGCCGGGCTTCGACACGCGCTTCGTGCCGGTCCATTACTACAACCTGCAGGCGCTGAACCTGATGTGGAAGCACCTGAAGAACGGTGCGCCGCTGCCGCCGTCGCAGGTGATCCGCACGGTGCCGCGCGGCGGCACGCCGGGCGCCGCGCCTGCGCTGACGAGCGCGAACCTGCCGCCGATCTCGGCCGCGCCGGGCGCGAACGCGATCACGGTCGGCGCCGGGGCGATCGACGTGCCGCTCTGA
- a CDS encoding nuclear transport factor 2 family protein, whose protein sequence is MSDHQVYLDTLDASLVAIERWLSGVDTAPEALDTLLAAFSAEFTMILTDGREVDRDGTRALFAKLAGAKPGLRIALSDTRVLAADASHVTVTYLEAQHAASGELPARRATAVFERDTAGVVRWTHLQETFCTA, encoded by the coding sequence ATGTCCGATCACCAGGTTTATCTCGACACGCTCGATGCGAGCCTCGTCGCCATCGAGCGCTGGCTGTCCGGCGTCGATACCGCGCCCGAGGCGCTCGATACGCTGCTCGCCGCGTTTTCCGCCGAATTCACGATGATCCTGACCGACGGCCGCGAGGTCGACCGTGACGGTACGCGCGCGCTGTTCGCGAAGCTCGCCGGCGCGAAGCCGGGGCTGCGCATCGCGCTGTCGGACACCCGCGTGCTCGCGGCCGATGCGTCGCATGTGACCGTCACCTATCTCGAAGCGCAGCACGCGGCCTCGGGCGAACTGCCCGCGCGCCGTGCAACCGCCGTGTTCGAGCGCGACACGGCGGGCGTCGTGCGCTGGACCCATCTGCAGGAAACCTTCTGCACGGCCTGA
- a CDS encoding 2-hydroxychromene-2-carboxylate isomerase, producing the protein MTTGLDTAQPAWFFDFVSPFSYLLLEQHDKWPDVPFEPVAVSLPDLQRHWGQRSGADVPAKRVFTYRHALFRAEQLGIRFKMPPAHPFESDKLLRLAIALRADIATVREIFRFIWRDGNDPSTPEGFAALCERVGVGHGDELIEFEETTAQLARNNADAIALGVFGVPTFWMNQQLFWGEDALPMVLYCARTPNWLESREVKRISTLPKGRL; encoded by the coding sequence ATGACAACCGGCCTCGATACCGCCCAGCCTGCCTGGTTCTTCGACTTCGTGTCGCCGTTCTCCTACCTGCTCCTCGAACAGCATGACAAGTGGCCCGACGTGCCGTTCGAACCCGTCGCCGTGTCGCTGCCCGACCTGCAGCGTCACTGGGGGCAGCGCTCCGGCGCCGACGTGCCGGCCAAGCGCGTGTTCACGTACCGTCACGCGCTGTTCCGCGCGGAGCAGCTCGGCATCCGCTTCAAGATGCCGCCCGCGCACCCGTTCGAATCGGACAAGCTGCTGCGCCTCGCGATCGCGCTGCGCGCCGATATCGCGACCGTGCGGGAGATATTCCGCTTCATCTGGCGCGACGGCAACGATCCGTCGACACCGGAAGGCTTCGCGGCACTGTGCGAGCGCGTCGGCGTCGGTCATGGCGACGAGCTGATCGAATTCGAGGAGACCACCGCGCAACTGGCCCGCAACAATGCCGATGCGATCGCGCTCGGCGTGTTCGGCGTGCCGACGTTCTGGATGAACCAGCAGCTGTTCTGGGGCGAGGACGCGCTGCCGATGGTGCTGTACTGCGCGCGCACGCCGAACTGGCTCGAATCGCGCGAGGTCAAGCGGATCAGCACGCTGCCGAAGGGCCGGCTGTGA
- a CDS encoding LysR family transcriptional regulator — protein MEEDDRTASLDIWLVRVLRTLLLERSVTQAALRLNQTQPAISTALRKLRETLNDPILVRGKSGMVPTEYGASLLEAAQRALREVDFIATPHGDFDPSSARRTFRVAAPDYLNDFFMPTLIERFRDAAPHAHLEIDSLNPALDHAGALESGALDLVIGNWPKPDPQFARQDLFSDTIVCLMRDAHPLARVPLTREAYASAAHVAPTPYTGDKRNAIEIGLARARLTRRIVTTLPYFGIVPQVLLQSDLIFTTTRRFATHYAQLLPLVVVTPPVPFPRIKSYLLTHPQPDRPTDIAWLCALMQSVSDELTVPRSRKR, from the coding sequence ATGGAAGAAGACGACCGTACCGCCTCGCTCGATATCTGGCTCGTGCGCGTGTTGCGCACGCTGCTGCTCGAGCGCAGCGTCACGCAGGCCGCGCTGCGGCTGAACCAGACCCAGCCCGCGATCAGCACCGCGCTGCGCAAGCTGCGCGAGACGCTGAACGACCCGATCCTCGTGCGCGGCAAATCCGGAATGGTGCCGACCGAATACGGCGCGTCGCTGCTCGAAGCCGCGCAGCGCGCGCTGCGCGAGGTCGACTTCATCGCGACGCCGCACGGCGACTTCGATCCGTCGTCCGCACGACGCACGTTCCGCGTCGCCGCACCCGATTACCTGAACGATTTCTTCATGCCGACGCTGATCGAGCGTTTTCGCGACGCGGCGCCGCATGCCCATCTGGAAATCGATTCGCTGAATCCCGCACTCGATCACGCGGGCGCGCTCGAATCGGGCGCGCTCGATCTCGTGATCGGCAACTGGCCGAAGCCCGACCCGCAGTTCGCGCGCCAGGACCTGTTCTCCGACACGATCGTGTGCCTGATGCGCGATGCGCACCCGCTCGCGCGCGTGCCGCTCACGCGCGAAGCGTACGCGTCGGCCGCGCACGTCGCGCCGACGCCGTACACCGGCGACAAGCGCAATGCGATCGAGATCGGCCTCGCACGCGCACGCCTCACGCGACGCATCGTGACGACGCTGCCGTACTTCGGGATCGTGCCGCAGGTGCTGCTGCAGTCGGACCTGATCTTCACGACGACGCGCCGCTTCGCGACGCACTACGCGCAGTTGCTGCCGCTCGTGGTCGTCACGCCGCCCGTGCCGTTTCCGCGCATCAAGAGCTACCTGCTCACGCATCCGCAGCCCGACCGCCCGACCGACATCGCGTGGCTGTGCGCGCTGATGCAGAGCGTGTCCGACGAGTTGACGGTGCCCCGCAGCCGCAAGCGCTGA